The Bradysia coprophila strain Holo2 unplaced genomic scaffold, BU_Bcop_v1 contig_732, whole genome shotgun sequence genome has a window encoding:
- the LOC119083984 gene encoding uncharacterized protein LOC119083984 translates to MKPTHLFIMFFALVTTTSGSRRGSTDCDCVNLVYIDNPRYVQDCYPKVKFVNQVYQNFNNLYNHLLFQGIRRRCNFAEYKNFVEGMEVRTLQIVDAFFSCTDDDCTPAIMKAHKRFTDFMMKSFLPYTMCSFTNYSPDCATVLMQTLSQAFESGENIFTSLLTCAKLKSKMERGNNPQMNFLQAIAPIAPIEFGRPRCNCLKMDDIPIPRSESECYSSDYVATLRNFIEVNFDRISSAYQSNKNHQCDYLDLQTYVEQFKANSLKVTNILMKVRPAFVELDQLSQEREVLVLNYVPAIRQYVLDNDKSCYYLPRTVRPNPMKISMEVIAVLSKCIGYRDHC, encoded by the exons ATGAAACCGACTCACTTGTTCATAATGTTCTTTGCTTTG GTTACCACAACAAGTGGATCCCGTAGAGGATCAACTGACTGTGATTGTGTGAATCTG GTCTACATCGACAACCCTAGATACGTTCAAGACTGCTATCCAAAAGTTAAATTTGTAAATCAAGTCTATCAGAATTTTAACAACCTATACAATCACCTACTGTTCCAAGGCATTCGGAGGCGATGCAATTTTGcagaatataaaaatttcgtcgaAGGAATGGAAGTGAGAACGTTACAAATTGTTGACGCTTTCTTCTCATGCACTGACGATGACTGTACTCCCGCAATAATGAAAGCCCATAAAAGATTTACAGATTTTATGATGAAATCGTTTCTCCCTTATACGATGTGCTCATTCACCAATTATTCACCGGACTGCGCTACAGTTCTCATGCAAACTCTATCGCAAGCATTCGAAAGtggggaaaatattttcacatcgTTGCTAACGTGTGCGAAATTGAAATCTAAAATGGAACGTGGAAATAACCCA CAAATGAACTTTCTACAAGCAATTGCACCGATTGCCCCGATTGAATTTGGAAGACCTCGATGCAACTGCCTGAAAATG GATGACATACCGATTCCGAGAAGCGAAAGCGAATGCTACTCTTCTGACTATGTTGCTACGCTTAGGAACTTTATTGAAGTTAATTTTGATAGAATTAGCAGCGCATACCAAAGCAACAAAAATCATCAATGTGATTACTTAGACCTTCAAACCTATGTGGAACAGTTTAAGGCGAATTCACTAAAAGTTACCAACATTCTTATGAAAGTTAGACCAGCATTCGTTGAATTGGATCAATTGTCACAAGAGAGAGAAGTTTTAGTACTGAACTACGTCCCAGCAATCAGACAATACGTATTAGACAACGATAAATCTTGTTACTATCTTCCAAGGACCGTACGACCAAATCCAATGAAAATATCAATGGAAGTTATTGCAGTCTTAAGTAAATGTATTGGATACCGAGATCATTGTTGA